From the genome of Daphnia pulex isolate KAP4 chromosome 12, ASM2113471v1:
TGCTGCCTTCTTttgtgatatcaaattgggtcgtcgtcgtaggGAATATCATCACTTTGCTGTTGTATCAGGTGATTGGCTGGAGAGAACAATACTGGCAACTAAACATGGATGAACAACTGCAGTGTACTCTTCCCAAGTGCTTTCTTCTTCGTATTATCAGTACGcaatcgggtaaatattctgttttatgGAGTTTGtgtcaattatttgttttttatctgtttATGTACCAtaatgaatattaatgtttaaattatttaccgCATAGTTGATGATGGTGTCGTGCTGTTGCCGTTTGTCGTATCGTTGAAGGCTgggtcgatcactggtgtaccgatgtctcctgggtatggtggataccaaaGCACCACACCGctgccttactacacaacgacaacattcgcACCAACCGGTTATTACACTGAGGCTCACAATTACTACatcaccaaggctccagaataTTACACCGCAGATAACgcttccccgagctacatcATCAAAgatcctgagtactacaccgaggctcccaagtgctacaccaccaagtcaccggagtactacacgtatgttgccccagcttactacaccgaggtttcCAAGAATTATTTagttcctagctactacaccgaggctccaacttattacaccaccaaagcggttgaatactacaccgagtcacCCAATTACtgcaccaccaaggctccagagtattacaccacaacttgtgctaccccgagccactacaccgaagccccgaagtattactctgccccaagCTACACAACtgcaactgaggcggccaagtattacgcagccCCGACTAACTACACAGCGGATGttccttcgtactacgttgaaccggaatactacaccgaggctccagtttactacaccacaacctacgctacacttTCTACacactacaccgaggcccctatgtactacactaccaaggcacctgagtattataacgctacttacgctgctccgaccaactacaccgaagctccgaagtattactctatcccgagttactacaccactgaggcacctgaatattacaccacaccctacgcttctccaacttactacaggGACGTTTCTGAATACtaaagttgaattttcaattt
Proteins encoded in this window:
- the LOC124208791 gene encoding extensin-2-like, producing the protein MLPSFVISNWVVVVGNIITLLLYQVIGWREQYWQLNMDEQLQCTLPKCFLLRIISTQSVDDGVVLLPFVVSLKAGSITGVPMSPGYGGYQSTTPLPYYTTTTFAPTGYYTEAHNYYITKAPEYYTADNASPSYIIKDPEYYTEAPKCYTTKSPEYYTYVAPAYYTEVSKNYLVPSYYTEAPTYYTTKAVEYYTESPNYCTTKAPEYYTTTCATPSHYTEAPKYYSAPSYTTATEAAKYYAAPTNYTADVPSYYVEPEYYTEAPVYYTTTYATLSTHYTEAPMYYTTKAPEYYNATYAAPTNYTEAPKYYSIPSYYTTEAPEYYTTPYASPTYYRDVSEY